One window of Atribacteraceae bacterium genomic DNA carries:
- a CDS encoding sugar ABC transporter substrate-binding protein, with amino-acid sequence MKKIALLCAVILVCVLSVSGLVSAQTRVRVMWAEYDGLTPDYAVNLEQAFEAAHPDIDLEIISTPWPEFFDRLITFVVGGQAPDLSVIGTRWLLDLMEMGVVEPIAQWVSDETLANIDPALREGTIGGVLYGLPVAAGTRLLYYRSDIVERAPETFEEMLDMALKVHNPEERINAVGMSGMLYPELTEHAYYLFGNDGYYFEILPDGTYGRSTVNDEAGLEAMQFMNDLVNTHQVTQPGVTAYSRDELQDLFAAGNLVFFMSGGFTSAILEARDVPFEWSVAPLPHFEGKPQSSLIVTDSMVMFNTSLAKEEAGKFLDFFYSDPWRLEFDKLVGFPPVTKSLADEPYFQTPVYRVMVEQIPGAKGWPLMEEWPEANDIIWDNISAIFLGIKTPEQGMNDAAAEIDALRGM; translated from the coding sequence ATGAAAAAAATCGCATTGCTCTGTGCGGTAATTCTTGTCTGTGTACTGAGTGTGAGCGGGTTGGTCTCGGCCCAGACCCGGGTACGGGTCATGTGGGCCGAATATGATGGGTTGACTCCGGACTATGCCGTGAACCTGGAACAGGCGTTTGAAGCAGCCCACCCCGATATCGATCTCGAAATCATCTCTACGCCCTGGCCCGAATTCTTTGACCGCTTGATTACCTTTGTCGTCGGTGGGCAAGCTCCCGATCTTTCCGTGATCGGAACCCGCTGGTTGTTGGACCTCATGGAAATGGGAGTAGTGGAACCGATTGCGCAATGGGTGAGCGATGAAACGCTCGCCAATATCGATCCGGCGCTTCGGGAAGGAACTATCGGTGGTGTCCTCTATGGTCTGCCGGTAGCCGCCGGTACCCGATTGCTGTATTACCGGTCCGATATTGTTGAAAGAGCCCCTGAAACGTTTGAAGAAATGCTGGACATGGCCCTGAAAGTACACAACCCGGAAGAACGCATTAACGCGGTGGGAATGAGCGGCATGTTATATCCGGAGTTAACCGAACATGCGTATTACTTGTTTGGCAACGACGGGTACTATTTTGAAATACTCCCTGACGGGACCTATGGAAGATCCACGGTTAACGACGAAGCCGGCTTGGAAGCGATGCAATTCATGAACGACCTGGTGAATACCCACCAAGTGACTCAGCCGGGAGTAACCGCTTACTCGCGTGATGAACTTCAGGACCTGTTTGCAGCCGGAAATCTTGTGTTCTTCATGAGCGGAGGATTCACGTCCGCGATATTGGAAGCACGCGATGTGCCCTTTGAATGGAGCGTAGCTCCTCTTCCTCACTTTGAAGGAAAGCCTCAGAGCAGTTTGATCGTTACCGACTCCATGGTCATGTTCAATACTTCGCTGGCCAAGGAAGAAGCTGGGAAGTTCCTTGATTTCTTTTATTCCGACCCATGGCGCCTCGAATTCGACAAGTTGGTCGGATTCCCCCCGGTGACCAAGTCCCTGGCTGATGAGCCTTACTTCCAGACTCCGGTATACCGGGTCATGGTCGAGCAGATTCCCGGAGCCAAGGGCTGGCCGTTGATGGAAGAGTGGCCGGAAGCCAACGATATAATTTGGGACAACATCAGCGCGATATTCCTGGGCATCAAAAC
- the nth gene encoding endonuclease III, whose product MIHFAIDKVFNILQENKKNWQDMTLEPLNNNPFLVLAGCLLSLRTQDPVTRRATERLFARADTPHSILLIPESELANLIYPVGFYRQKARYLREISHILVERYDSQVPDTLDELLQLPGVGRKTANLVLTKGFGLPGICVDTHVHRITNRWGYVRTKTPEQTEMALRDKLSPPYWIPINTVLVLFGQNVCLPRRPRCLQCPIETYCEKHQVESGKPPSGLQQGVSQ is encoded by the coding sequence ATGATCCACTTCGCCATCGACAAAGTATTCAACATACTACAGGAAAATAAAAAAAATTGGCAAGATATGACCCTCGAACCCCTAAACAATAATCCCTTTCTCGTGTTGGCCGGTTGTCTACTCAGCCTCCGAACCCAGGACCCGGTCACCCGCCGTGCGACGGAACGGTTGTTCGCGCGAGCTGATACGCCGCACTCCATCCTGCTTATTCCGGAAAGCGAACTGGCCAATCTCATCTATCCGGTGGGCTTTTACCGGCAGAAAGCACGGTATTTACGGGAAATTTCCCATATCCTCGTCGAGCGTTACGACTCACAAGTACCCGACACCTTAGACGAGTTGCTGCAGCTTCCCGGCGTCGGCCGAAAAACCGCCAATCTGGTGCTGACCAAGGGATTTGGTCTACCCGGCATTTGCGTTGATACCCATGTCCACCGGATCACCAACCGCTGGGGCTATGTCCGGACCAAAACCCCGGAACAGACGGAAATGGCCCTGCGAGACAAACTCTCCCCCCCATATTGGATTCCGATCAACACCGTGCTGGTTCTCTTCGGCCAGAACGTGTGCCTCCCCCGCCGTCCGCGCTGCCTTCAGTGCCCGATCGAGACGTACTGCGAAAAACACCAAGTGGAGTCAGGGAAACCGCCTTCCGGCCTGCAGCAGGGAGTGAGTCAATGA